In the Leptolyngbya sp. SIO1E4 genome, one interval contains:
- a CDS encoding pentapeptide repeat-containing protein encodes MASLRMANLRSMGLRSAELRSAALRSAKLRMAKLRSADLRLAKLRLADLRLAKLRSADLRLAALRSADLRSAKLRSAALRLAALRSAALRETLLNDRWARLIS; translated from the coding sequence ATGGCGTCGCTGAGGATGGCGAATCTGAGGTCGATGGGTCTGAGGTCGGCGGAGCTGAGGTCGGCGGCGCTGAGGTCGGCGAAACTGAGGATGGCGAAACTGAGGTCGGCGGATCTGAGGCTGGCGAAACTGAGGTTGGCGGATCTGAGATTAGCGAAACTGAGGTCGGCGGATCTGAGGTTGGCGGCGCTGAGGTCGGCGGATCTGAGGTCGGCGAAACTGAGGTCGGCGGCGCTGAGGTTGGCGGCGCTGAGGTCGGCGGCGCTGAGGGAGACGCTTCTTAACGATCGCTGGGCAAGATTGATCTCCTGA
- a CDS encoding adenine phosphoribosyltransferase, which produces MDLKRLIREIPDFPKPGIQFRDITTLLANPQALRHSIELLEAKCADLKPDYIAGIESRGFMFGMPLAYRMNLGFAPVRKPGKLPAAIHAAEYELEYGSDRLELHQDAFSPGSRVLVIDDLIATGGTAAATAELIQKTGCDLVGFGFVVELSDLAGRQKLPDVPIVSLVQY; this is translated from the coding sequence ATGGATCTCAAGCGCCTGATTCGTGAAATCCCTGATTTTCCTAAACCTGGCATCCAGTTTCGAGACATCACTACCTTACTCGCCAATCCCCAAGCCCTGCGCCACTCCATAGAGCTGTTGGAGGCTAAATGCGCTGACCTCAAGCCCGACTACATCGCTGGGATTGAGTCGCGGGGGTTTATGTTTGGCATGCCGTTGGCCTATCGCATGAACCTGGGGTTTGCCCCCGTGCGTAAACCCGGCAAGCTGCCTGCCGCTATCCATGCCGCTGAATATGAGTTGGAATATGGCAGCGATCGCCTAGAGCTGCATCAAGACGCCTTTAGCCCCGGCAGTCGCGTACTCGTGATTGACGATTTAATCGCGACGGGGGGCACAGCGGCCGCCACGGCAGAGCTGATCCAAAAAACAGGGTGTGACCTGGTGGGCTTCGGCTTTGTGGTGGAGCTGTCTGACCTGGCTGGGCGTCAAAAGTTACCCGATGTCCCGATTGTTAGCCTGGTGCAGTATTAA
- a CDS encoding carbon-nitrogen hydrolase family protein: MKAYLAAALQMTSVPDLEKNLAQAEDLIDLAVRRGAELVTLPENFSFLGDEAAKQAQAQTICEASEQFLKKMAQRYQITLLGGGYPVPGQDGKFYNTALLVAPDGSELLRYEKVHLFDVNVPDGNTYRESSTVVSGQQLPMVHPSKTLGNVGISVCYDVRFPELYRHLSQMGAEVLMIPAAFTAFTGKEHWQVLLQARAIENTCYVIAPAQTGFHNNRRQSHGHAMVIDPWGMVLADAGTEVGVAIAEIAPARLTQVRQQMPSLQHRVFI; encoded by the coding sequence ATGAAGGCTTACCTGGCAGCAGCGTTACAAATGACTAGCGTGCCGGATTTGGAAAAGAATCTGGCTCAAGCTGAGGATTTAATTGACCTGGCGGTGCGACGGGGCGCCGAACTCGTGACGCTGCCTGAAAACTTTTCATTCTTGGGGGATGAGGCAGCTAAGCAAGCCCAGGCTCAAACCATTTGTGAGGCCAGCGAGCAGTTTCTCAAGAAAATGGCCCAGCGTTATCAGATCACCCTGTTGGGCGGGGGCTACCCGGTTCCTGGCCAAGACGGCAAATTTTATAACACCGCCCTGCTCGTAGCCCCCGACGGTAGTGAATTGTTGCGCTACGAAAAAGTGCATCTCTTTGATGTCAACGTCCCTGACGGCAACACCTACCGAGAATCCAGCACTGTTGTGTCGGGTCAGCAGTTGCCAATGGTGCATCCGTCTAAAACCCTGGGCAATGTCGGCATTTCAGTCTGCTACGACGTTCGCTTCCCAGAGCTGTATCGTCATCTGTCCCAGATGGGGGCAGAGGTTTTGATGATTCCCGCTGCGTTTACTGCTTTTACGGGCAAAGAACACTGGCAGGTCTTGCTCCAGGCCCGCGCCATTGAGAATACCTGCTACGTCATTGCCCCTGCCCAAACCGGGTTTCATAACAACCGTCGTCAATCCCACGGGCACGCCATGGTGATTGACCCCTGGGGCATGGTGTTAGCCGATGCGGGGACGGAAGTTGGGGTTGCGATCGCCGAAATTGCCCCCGCGCGTCTGACCCAGGTGCGCCAGCAAATGCCCTCGTTACAGCATCGCGTGTTCATTTAG
- a CDS encoding ABC transporter permease produces MTPTQPSKSKRSPVEIWFLASAVLTSETSLYIVKRVLQALLTLFLASIFSFMVIQLSPGDFLDLYRQNPQVSPETIQQLEEQFGLNRPVWEQYWRWLAQVITRFNFGMSFAYNRPAVEILWERIPNTLMLSITSIVVTWAIAIPLGIVGAIKQNKFADQFLRVISYLGQGLPTLITGLLLLFFAQMTAPLFPIGGRTSINHEELTWFGKLLDIAWHLVLPTLALSITSYAGLQRIMRGQLLDVLRQDYIQTARAKGLPEDRVIYVHALRNAINPMITLLGFEFANILAGAFITENYFNWPGLGRLILQAVQAQDLYLVMASLMMGAVILIVGNLLADLALTIADPRIKISELN; encoded by the coding sequence ATGACCCCAACTCAACCGTCTAAGTCCAAGCGATCGCCCGTAGAAATTTGGTTCCTCGCCAGTGCTGTGCTCACCAGCGAGACCAGTCTGTACATTGTGAAGCGAGTTCTCCAGGCGCTTTTGACGCTGTTTTTGGCGTCTATCTTTAGCTTCATGGTGATTCAGCTATCACCGGGGGACTTTTTAGACCTCTACCGGCAAAATCCTCAAGTTTCTCCGGAAACGATTCAGCAGCTGGAGGAGCAGTTTGGGCTCAACCGTCCGGTTTGGGAGCAGTACTGGCGATGGCTAGCTCAGGTCATCACCCGGTTTAACTTCGGCATGAGCTTTGCCTACAATCGCCCGGCAGTTGAAATTTTGTGGGAGCGGATTCCCAACACCTTAATGCTGTCGATCACCTCCATTGTGGTAACTTGGGCGATCGCGATTCCATTAGGGATTGTGGGGGCCATCAAGCAAAACAAGTTTGCCGATCAGTTCTTGCGGGTGATTAGCTATCTTGGCCAGGGGCTACCTACGCTAATCACTGGGCTGCTGCTGTTATTTTTCGCCCAGATGACTGCACCGCTGTTTCCGATTGGGGGGCGCACCAGCATCAACCACGAAGAGCTGACCTGGTTTGGCAAGCTGCTCGATATTGCCTGGCACCTGGTGCTGCCGACCCTGGCGTTGAGCATTACCAGCTATGCGGGGCTGCAGCGCATTATGCGGGGGCAGCTGCTGGATGTACTGCGGCAAGACTATATTCAAACCGCCCGTGCCAAGGGCTTACCGGAAGATCGGGTGATTTACGTCCATGCCCTGCGCAATGCCATCAACCCGATGATTACGCTGTTAGGGTTTGAATTTGCCAACATTTTGGCCGGGGCCTTTATCACAGAAAACTATTTCAACTGGCCAGGGCTAGGGCGGCTGATTTTGCAGGCTGTGCAGGCCCAGGATCTGTACCTGGTGATGGCTAGTTTGATGATGGGGGCGGTGATTCTGATTGTGGGGAATTTGCTGGCTGACCTGGCGTTGACCATTGCCGATCCTCGCATCAAGATATCAGAACTGAATTAG
- a CDS encoding response regulator transcription factor, with product MSSIRIALIEDHDLTRMGLKVAFRQQPDMEFVGEASNGQGGLKLLETHQPDVALVDIGLPDIDGIEIVRRFRDFQAGCEGVNTKVLMLTMHDSEEAVMAAFAAGADSYCMKQTELDDLMVAVRETHDGNSWIDPAIASIVLRQVRQAPVAAGDSSRTVAINAIESDYEQVLESYPLTERELEILELIVDGCSNAEIAERSYITVGTVKTHVRNILNKLGVDDRTKAAVRALRAGLVN from the coding sequence ATGTCCAGCATTCGAATTGCACTCATTGAAGACCACGACTTGACCCGGATGGGGCTGAAGGTCGCTTTTAGGCAACAGCCCGATATGGAATTTGTGGGAGAGGCAAGCAATGGGCAAGGGGGGCTGAAGCTGCTGGAAACCCATCAGCCAGATGTGGCCCTGGTAGACATTGGCCTGCCGGATATCGACGGCATTGAAATTGTGCGCCGCTTCCGAGATTTTCAGGCTGGCTGCGAGGGCGTTAACACCAAGGTTTTAATGCTGACGATGCACGACAGTGAAGAAGCTGTCATGGCAGCCTTTGCCGCTGGGGCTGATTCTTACTGCATGAAGCAAACCGAGCTTGACGACTTAATGGTCGCGGTGCGAGAAACCCACGATGGTAATTCTTGGATTGACCCGGCGATCGCCAGTATCGTTTTGCGTCAGGTGCGCCAGGCCCCAGTTGCAGCTGGCGATAGCAGCCGTACCGTTGCCATCAACGCGATCGAGTCAGACTATGAGCAAGTGCTGGAATCTTATCCGCTCACAGAACGGGAGTTGGAAATTTTAGAGCTGATTGTAGACGGCTGCAGCAATGCTGAAATTGCAGAACGCTCTTACATCACGGTGGGTACCGTCAAAACCCACGTGCGCAACATTTTGAACAAGCTCGGGGTGGACGATCGCACCAAAGCCGCCGTGCGAGCCTTACGGGCCGGTCTGGTGAATTAG
- a CDS encoding cation:proton antiporter, translating to MVDTLSWLSSASSFATALPLGESWWSLLAETSEAEIEPLVLAGVLLSLITVYLAAKIGGELCARLNLPSVLGELVGGVIVGVSALHLIVFPEGAGESGSVLINLVQMTTSLEPDAVLTVFRGESEVVSILAELGVIILLFEIGLESDLKELIRVGPQAAIVAIVGVVVPFALGTAGLIALFNIATIPAVFAGAALTATSIGITAKVLAELQKLSSKEGQIIIGAAVLDDVLGIIVLAVVASLAKTGEIEILNVVYLIAGAAVFLVGAIFLGRLLSPLFVGLVDQMQTRGQVIISSLVFAFVLSYIAAAIQLEAILGAFAAGLILAETSKRKELEEQIGPIADMLVPVFFVTVGARTDISVLNPLEPSNREGLIIASFLVIVAIFGKVVTGFAVFGQPGINRLAIGVGMIPRGEVGLVFAGVGSASGVLSESLEAAIIVMVILTTFLAPPLLRVVFKGSDPLPPNEETDVSSSPPAEEQPTIS from the coding sequence ATGGTAGACACACTTTCCTGGCTGAGTTCTGCTAGCAGTTTCGCGACGGCATTGCCTTTAGGAGAAAGCTGGTGGTCATTACTGGCAGAAACCTCCGAGGCTGAAATTGAGCCTTTGGTTCTAGCAGGGGTTTTACTCAGTCTGATTACGGTGTATCTGGCAGCCAAAATAGGCGGAGAACTCTGCGCCCGCCTTAACCTACCTTCAGTCTTAGGCGAATTAGTCGGTGGGGTCATTGTCGGGGTATCGGCCCTGCATCTGATTGTGTTTCCAGAAGGGGCAGGTGAAAGTGGCTCCGTCTTGATCAACCTCGTACAGATGACCACCAGCCTTGAGCCCGACGCGGTTCTCACAGTCTTTCGCGGGGAGAGCGAGGTCGTCTCCATTTTGGCTGAGCTGGGGGTGATCATCTTGCTCTTTGAAATTGGCCTGGAATCAGATCTGAAGGAGCTGATTCGCGTTGGGCCACAGGCCGCGATCGTGGCCATTGTTGGGGTGGTGGTTCCCTTTGCCCTAGGCACGGCGGGACTAATTGCCCTATTCAACATTGCTACGATACCGGCGGTTTTTGCTGGGGCTGCGTTAACCGCCACCAGCATCGGTATTACCGCCAAGGTCTTAGCCGAGCTGCAAAAGCTGAGTTCCAAAGAAGGGCAGATCATTATTGGGGCTGCCGTTTTGGATGACGTCTTAGGCATCATTGTGCTGGCTGTCGTCGCCAGCCTGGCTAAAACCGGGGAAATCGAAATCCTCAATGTGGTGTATTTGATTGCCGGGGCAGCCGTGTTTCTGGTGGGGGCCATCTTCCTGGGGCGTTTGCTGAGCCCCTTATTTGTGGGGCTGGTGGACCAGATGCAGACGCGGGGGCAGGTCATCATTAGCTCTCTGGTGTTTGCCTTTGTGCTCTCTTACATCGCAGCAGCCATTCAGCTAGAAGCGATTTTAGGGGCGTTTGCGGCCGGGTTGATTTTGGCCGAAACCTCCAAACGAAAGGAATTGGAGGAGCAAATTGGGCCGATCGCAGACATGCTCGTACCGGTTTTCTTTGTCACAGTCGGTGCCCGCACAGATATCAGCGTGCTGAACCCCCTTGAGCCCAGCAACCGGGAGGGCTTAATCATCGCTTCTTTTCTCGTGATTGTGGCCATTTTCGGTAAGGTGGTCACTGGCTTTGCCGTCTTTGGGCAGCCAGGCATCAATCGCTTAGCGATCGGGGTTGGCATGATCCCCCGGGGCGAGGTGGGGCTTGTGTTTGCTGGGGTGGGTTCAGCCAGCGGAGTTCTGTCAGAATCTTTAGAGGCCGCCATCATTGTGATGGTCATTTTGACGACCTTCTTGGCTCCGCCCCTCTTGAGAGTGGTCTTCAAAGGGTCAGATCCATTGCCCCCCAACGAAGAAACAGACGTATCTTCCTCTCCCCCTGCCGAAGAGCAGCCCACCATTTCATAA
- a CDS encoding transposase, producing MAPLTYEGYCNRAVFETWLEEQLLPALPYGSVIICDNASFHKGGRIEALIQQAGCHLLYLPPYSPDLNPIEHQWFVLKNHMRKQIQSGQPFRQVVDQAFIT from the coding sequence GTGGCCCCACTCACCTATGAGGGGTACTGTAACCGCGCAGTCTTCGAAACCTGGCTAGAAGAACAGCTCTTGCCGGCGCTGCCCTACGGGAGTGTCATCATTTGTGACAATGCCTCATTTCACAAAGGCGGGCGCATTGAAGCGCTGATTCAACAGGCGGGCTGTCATCTCTTGTATCTCCCGCCTTACTCCCCAGATTTGAACCCGATTGAGCATCAATGGTTTGTTCTGAAGAACCACATGCGAAAACAGATTCAGTCTGGTCAACCGTTTCGCCAAGTCGTTGACCAAGCCTTCATTACCTGA
- a CDS encoding glutamate racemase, which translates to MVFQRGSASAQMSSAPIGIFDSGVGGLTVLRELNRHLPNESILYVGDTARLPYGDRTPEEIVQFVHEIMAWMMAQGVKMVMMACNTSSALALEQVQPEFPVPILGLIWPGARAAAKAGQRVGVIATPATVASNAYRQAILEVDPTTQVWQIGCPQFVPLIEEDRLQDPATLSVAKTYLRPLLEANIDTLVYGCTHYPHLEPIFQTFLPSSIQRIDPAHSLVKAAAKELELLNLRNSTSGHPTRFFVSGCPDQFSHVAARWLNAPPQVSQVNFASFVTS; encoded by the coding sequence ATGGTTTTCCAGCGCGGATCTGCTTCTGCTCAAATGAGTTCTGCCCCTATCGGCATTTTTGATAGTGGTGTGGGTGGTCTCACCGTTTTACGTGAGCTTAATCGTCACCTGCCTAACGAGTCCATCTTATATGTGGGGGATACGGCCCGCTTGCCCTATGGCGATCGCACGCCCGAAGAAATTGTGCAGTTCGTTCATGAAATTATGGCCTGGATGATGGCCCAAGGGGTCAAGATGGTGATGATGGCCTGCAACACCAGCTCTGCCCTGGCGCTAGAGCAAGTGCAGCCAGAATTCCCGGTACCAATTTTGGGTCTCATCTGGCCAGGGGCCAGGGCAGCGGCCAAAGCCGGACAGCGGGTAGGGGTCATCGCCACGCCCGCTACCGTTGCCAGCAATGCCTACCGTCAGGCCATTCTAGAAGTTGATCCCACCACGCAGGTGTGGCAAATCGGGTGCCCCCAGTTCGTGCCCCTCATCGAAGAAGATCGCCTGCAAGACCCAGCCACCCTGAGCGTTGCCAAAACTTACCTGCGGCCACTCCTGGAGGCCAACATCGACACGTTGGTCTATGGGTGCACCCACTATCCTCACTTAGAACCCATCTTCCAAACGTTTTTACCCTCGTCAATTCAACGTATCGACCCGGCCCATTCCTTAGTAAAAGCAGCGGCCAAAGAGTTGGAACTGCTCAATCTTAGAAACAGCACCAGCGGTCACCCCACCCGGTTTTTCGTAAGCGGCTGCCCTGACCAGTTCTCCCATGTTGCCGCGCGCTGGCTCAACGCCCCCCCGCAAGTTAGCCAGGTCAACTTTGCCTCGTTTGTGACGTCTTGA
- a CDS encoding response regulator yields MTEVLRILIVDDDEVDRMAIRRHLAKTHFTTEITEAGDADTALEYLTQEQYSCVFLDYRLPDTDGISLVKQLRLEGFLVPIIVLTGQGDEQIAVDLMKAGASDYLTKARLSHDTLASLIRSAIKVYRAEQRIRAAQEQLRQTNALLKQQNHELEDQRRQIEQQNLKLQEANQLKSEFLATVTHELRTPLNAIMGFSQILKSQSKGPLTPYQIEMVSRIFTNGESLLNLVNDILDMSVIEAHRLELLPNHFDLSHLVRITLAELKPLAEKKGLDIQVSINVENTEVYNDEYRLKQILVNLISNAIKFTDRGRVVICVTAPASNGIEIRIEDTGIGIEANQLDHIFKPFRQGDQTTTRRHSGTGLGLAITHSLVSMMAGIITVESQVGEGTTFQVQIPRSILKVNPEPRQELHASP; encoded by the coding sequence ATGACAGAAGTCCTGCGTATTTTAATTGTTGATGATGACGAAGTTGACCGGATGGCCATTCGGCGCCATCTGGCCAAAACCCATTTCACAACCGAGATTACAGAAGCTGGGGATGCCGATACGGCACTTGAATACCTCACCCAAGAGCAATACAGCTGCGTGTTTCTAGACTATCGCTTACCCGATACTGACGGTATTTCTCTGGTCAAGCAGCTCAGGTTAGAAGGCTTTTTAGTCCCGATTATTGTGCTCACCGGTCAGGGAGACGAACAAATTGCAGTTGACCTGATGAAGGCGGGGGCCTCAGACTACCTGACCAAAGCCCGCCTCTCGCATGACACCTTAGCGAGCCTGATACGCAGTGCGATAAAAGTGTATCGAGCCGAGCAGCGTATTCGTGCGGCTCAAGAACAGCTCAGGCAAACCAACGCCCTACTGAAGCAGCAAAACCACGAACTCGAAGATCAGCGTCGTCAGATTGAACAGCAAAACCTAAAGTTGCAAGAAGCGAATCAGCTCAAGTCTGAGTTTTTGGCGACCGTCACCCATGAGTTAAGAACCCCCCTCAACGCCATTATGGGGTTCTCGCAAATTCTCAAGAGCCAATCCAAAGGGCCCCTGACCCCCTACCAGATAGAAATGGTCAGTCGCATTTTTACCAATGGGGAAAGTCTGCTTAATTTGGTCAATGACATTTTGGATATGTCTGTCATTGAGGCCCATCGACTAGAGTTGCTGCCGAACCATTTTGATCTGAGTCATCTGGTGCGCATCACCCTGGCGGAGCTAAAGCCTTTAGCCGAGAAAAAAGGGTTGGATATTCAGGTCTCCATAAATGTTGAGAATACAGAAGTTTATAACGATGAATATCGGCTGAAGCAGATATTGGTGAATTTGATTTCTAACGCCATTAAGTTTACCGATCGCGGTCGCGTTGTGATTTGTGTGACTGCTCCGGCATCTAACGGTATTGAGATCCGGATTGAAGATACTGGCATTGGGATTGAGGCCAATCAGCTTGATCATATTTTCAAGCCCTTTCGTCAGGGTGATCAAACGACAACCCGTCGGCATTCTGGAACGGGGCTCGGCCTGGCCATTACCCATTCCCTCGTCAGCATGATGGCAGGCATCATTACCGTCGAAAGCCAAGTGGGTGAGGGAACAACATTTCAGGTGCAAATTCCCAGATCGATTCTGAAGGTTAACCCTGAACCCCGCCAAGAATTACACGCCTCGCCATAG
- a CDS encoding PAS domain-containing protein has product MTSLQNVLSAGVLIPPSHGYPWQLGLVGLQVASEAVLTLAYYLMAAALLYGVQRQDVPFRGLLWLFIAFTAASGTTHGLAIWALWFPTYGLWGGIKAFTALLSLGVAVAVIRRMPNLLSMPGPPQLVGPHESLSQEIAAGKVVKVNEQVLNQELEQRVARRTQALTQSQAAREQQLQKAQVVRSELEIALENLQDTTERLDIALSAARMGSWDWNMQQQQLYWSPKTEEILGFAPGTANPSYSAWAERVHPEDLPRVEAAIAQAQQTQQILSEDYRVVWPDQSVHWVLSQGNVISSPEGTPYRMIGVIQEITESKQAELALKTSESRFRAVFEQAAVGMARLSAAGHWLQVNQTLCDLLGCTASELIGQSFQAVTDPADLAQDAHYYQQLVQGKLDACRFEKRYLHKDGTPIWTMLTVSTERDEGGEVLAFIAVIEDIRTLKQALTDLQIRAAELESVNSMLAITTASLKDRNAELDQFAYVTSHDLKAPLRAIANLSEWIEEDLGNQLPAENQHQFSLLRQRVHRMEDLINGLLEYSRVGRQEQPVEAVAVDQLLAETIDLLSPPEAFTITVAAEMPTLTTHRIALSQVFANLISNAIKHRDRDDGQIQITAQDQGSLIEFAVMDDGPGIDPKYHDKVFTIFQTLKARDEFESTGIGLSVVKKIVESEGGTIWLKSSVGQGAAFHFTWPK; this is encoded by the coding sequence ATGACATCACTTCAGAACGTGCTTTCAGCGGGAGTATTGATTCCCCCCAGTCACGGTTATCCCTGGCAGCTAGGGTTAGTTGGGCTACAGGTCGCTTCAGAGGCTGTACTTACCCTGGCTTATTACCTGATGGCTGCGGCGTTGCTGTATGGTGTGCAGCGGCAGGATGTGCCCTTCAGGGGGCTGCTGTGGTTATTCATCGCCTTCACAGCCGCCTCGGGCACGACCCATGGGCTGGCGATCTGGGCGCTGTGGTTCCCAACCTACGGGCTTTGGGGGGGCATCAAAGCTTTCACGGCTTTACTTTCGCTGGGAGTGGCTGTGGCCGTGATTCGCCGGATGCCTAACCTGTTGTCGATGCCTGGCCCCCCGCAGCTGGTGGGGCCTCATGAGTCGTTATCGCAGGAGATCGCCGCGGGAAAAGTTGTCAAAGTCAACGAGCAGGTGCTGAACCAGGAACTAGAGCAGCGTGTTGCCAGGCGCACCCAGGCATTGACACAGTCTCAGGCCGCTCGTGAACAACAGCTGCAGAAAGCGCAAGTCGTCCGTTCTGAACTTGAAATTGCCCTGGAAAATTTACAGGACACGACTGAACGGTTGGATATTGCCCTCAGTGCCGCTCGAATGGGGTCATGGGATTGGAACATGCAGCAGCAGCAGCTGTATTGGTCGCCCAAGACGGAGGAAATTTTGGGGTTTGCTCCTGGGACTGCCAATCCTAGCTACTCTGCCTGGGCCGAGCGGGTTCATCCAGAGGATTTGCCTCGGGTAGAAGCGGCGATCGCCCAGGCTCAGCAAACCCAGCAAATTCTCTCGGAGGATTATCGAGTTGTCTGGCCAGATCAGAGTGTGCATTGGGTATTGTCACAGGGGAACGTCATATCTTCTCCCGAGGGCACGCCCTACAGAATGATTGGGGTAATTCAGGAGATCACAGAATCTAAACAGGCAGAACTGGCGTTGAAGACCAGCGAATCCCGATTTCGAGCCGTGTTTGAACAGGCTGCTGTGGGGATGGCGCGGCTGTCTGCCGCCGGGCATTGGCTGCAGGTCAACCAAACCTTGTGTGATCTCCTTGGCTGTACCGCCAGTGAGCTAATAGGGCAATCGTTTCAGGCCGTGACTGACCCCGCTGATTTGGCCCAGGATGCCCATTACTATCAGCAGCTTGTTCAGGGCAAGTTGGATGCTTGCCGCTTTGAAAAGCGCTATCTCCATAAGGACGGCACACCCATCTGGACCATGCTCACGGTTTCTACAGAACGCGATGAAGGTGGCGAGGTGCTCGCCTTCATTGCGGTGATTGAAGATATTCGTACGCTGAAGCAGGCGCTGACTGATCTGCAGATACGGGCAGCTGAACTTGAAAGCGTCAATAGCATGTTGGCCATCACAACTGCCAGCCTCAAAGATCGCAACGCAGAGCTAGATCAGTTTGCCTACGTGACTTCCCATGACCTTAAAGCCCCTCTCAGGGCCATTGCCAACCTCTCAGAATGGATTGAAGAAGACCTGGGCAACCAACTTCCAGCGGAAAACCAGCATCAGTTTTCGCTACTCAGACAACGGGTGCACCGCATGGAAGACTTGATTAACGGCCTGTTGGAATATTCCCGCGTGGGTCGTCAAGAACAGCCCGTCGAAGCCGTTGCCGTTGACCAACTGTTGGCCGAGACGATTGACCTCCTCTCCCCACCGGAGGCGTTTACCATTACCGTAGCTGCGGAGATGCCTACCCTCACAACCCATCGGATAGCGCTGAGTCAGGTGTTTGCCAATTTGATTAGCAATGCCATTAAGCATCGCGATCGCGACGATGGCCAGATTCAAATTACGGCTCAAGACCAAGGCAGCCTGATTGAGTTTGCCGTTATGGATGATGGGCCAGGCATTGATCCGAAATACCATGACAAGGTTTTTACTATCTTCCAGACCCTTAAAGCCCGCGATGAATTTGAAAGTACGGGCATTGGCTTATCAGTGGTCAAAAAGATTGTTGAGTCCGAAGGGGGCACAATTTGGCTCAAGTCATCCGTGGGGCAAGGGGCTGCATTTCATTTCACCTGGCCGAAGTAA
- a CDS encoding response regulator produces MEERVVNILLVEDDEVDVMNVKRAFQRNKITNPLYVAGNGLEALDMLRGNHETDTEVPNSRRIILLDINMPKMNGIEFLHELRKDPDLAPTPVIVLTTSDEDQDRVEAYKLNVAGYILKPVTFSSFAEVMAALNRYWTLCEMP; encoded by the coding sequence ATGGAGGAACGCGTCGTTAATATTTTGCTCGTTGAAGACGACGAAGTCGATGTCATGAACGTTAAGCGGGCATTTCAGCGCAATAAGATCACGAATCCTCTCTACGTCGCAGGCAATGGGCTAGAAGCGCTCGATATGCTCCGAGGTAACCATGAAACTGACACTGAGGTGCCCAACAGTCGGCGCATCATTCTTTTAGACATCAACATGCCCAAGATGAACGGGATTGAATTTCTCCATGAGCTTAGGAAAGATCCTGACCTTGCCCCCACGCCCGTCATTGTATTAACCACTTCAGATGAAGACCAAGATCGCGTCGAAGCCTATAAATTAAATGTGGCTGGCTATATTTTAAAGCCCGTGACCTTTTCTAGTTTTGCTGAGGTCATGGCTGCCCTAAATCGATATTGGACCCTCTGTGAAATGCCCTAA